One stretch of Comamonas testosteroni DNA includes these proteins:
- the accB gene encoding acetyl-CoA carboxylase biotin carboxyl carrier protein, which yields MDLRKLKTLIDLVSESNVSELEITEAEGKVRIVKSEGVVHQYVAAPVQAAPVMAAPLAAAPVAAAPVAAAAPAAVEGHVVKSPMVGTFYRASSPGAKPFVDVGSQVKEGETICIVEAMKILNEIEADKTGTIVRVLGENGQAVEYGQPLFVIE from the coding sequence ATGGATTTGCGAAAACTCAAGACCCTTATTGATCTGGTGTCCGAATCGAATGTGTCGGAACTGGAGATCACCGAAGCAGAGGGCAAGGTCCGTATCGTCAAGAGCGAAGGTGTGGTTCACCAATACGTTGCAGCCCCCGTGCAAGCGGCTCCTGTGATGGCTGCCCCCTTGGCGGCAGCTCCCGTTGCCGCGGCTCCCGTGGCGGCCGCTGCCCCTGCTGCTGTAGAAGGTCATGTGGTCAAGTCACCCATGGTCGGTACTTTCTACCGTGCCTCCAGCCCTGGCGCCAAGCCCTTTGTGGATGTGGGAAGCCAGGTCAAGGAAGGCGAAACCATCTGCATCGTTGAAGCCATGAAGATCCTCAACGAAATCGAAGCCGACAAGACCGGCACCATTGTTCGCGTTCTGGGTGAAAACGGCCAGGCTGTGGAATACGGCCAGCCTCTGTTCGTGATCGAGTGA
- a CDS encoding zinc-ribbon and DUF3426 domain-containing protein has protein sequence MSQVTRCPSCGTRFKVVADQLRISQGWVRCGMCQSVFDASQELQSVPDELLQPEAADAPQMPAMQEVHPTEAGEQRTPVWSQQDAADAPAPDMQKAEALQDLASDSVDAAATVAQAAEAAPAAEPADVVSESEPSGSMPGMADAQPSFVDQARPLAEEDAAAAQHDPHPEASEPEPELLVQPPPSEVLMPEAAQDLKDEVQAEAVSREALLHADIGAIQPARDRAQAVTDADQDEFAAIAGDEPGFVRQARRQAFWHSAGMRVALVLGSLVAVVGVVGQYAWLQRDALAAQYPALAPVLAKACSLAGCELQARRAIADVVISGSGFKQLADDHQYQWSLTLENRSDVPVAMPMAELTLTDAQDRPLLRRVVDLRLLGAPEQLHARQEWSVNVPVQVQDLGAAVAGYRALVFYP, from the coding sequence ATGAGTCAAGTCACCCGTTGCCCCTCCTGTGGAACCCGCTTCAAAGTGGTCGCCGACCAGCTGCGCATCTCGCAGGGCTGGGTGCGCTGCGGGATGTGCCAAAGCGTCTTTGATGCCTCGCAGGAATTGCAGTCCGTGCCCGACGAGCTGCTGCAGCCGGAAGCTGCTGATGCGCCGCAGATGCCTGCCATGCAGGAGGTGCATCCGACGGAAGCCGGAGAGCAACGGACGCCGGTTTGGTCGCAGCAGGATGCCGCGGATGCTCCCGCCCCCGACATGCAGAAGGCTGAGGCCTTGCAGGATTTGGCGTCGGATTCGGTGGACGCGGCAGCGACGGTTGCTCAGGCCGCAGAAGCCGCACCGGCAGCAGAGCCTGCCGATGTGGTTTCCGAATCCGAGCCGTCCGGGTCCATGCCCGGAATGGCGGACGCACAGCCCTCGTTTGTCGATCAGGCGCGTCCTCTGGCTGAAGAGGATGCTGCAGCTGCTCAGCATGATCCTCATCCGGAAGCGAGCGAGCCGGAGCCGGAACTGCTTGTGCAGCCGCCGCCGAGCGAGGTCCTGATGCCCGAGGCCGCGCAGGACCTCAAGGACGAGGTCCAGGCCGAAGCCGTCTCGAGGGAGGCGCTGCTGCATGCCGATATCGGCGCTATACAACCCGCCAGGGACCGGGCGCAGGCTGTCACGGATGCGGATCAGGATGAGTTTGCTGCCATTGCTGGCGATGAACCTGGCTTTGTGCGTCAGGCCCGCCGGCAGGCGTTCTGGCACTCTGCAGGCATGCGTGTGGCGCTGGTGCTGGGCTCGCTGGTAGCCGTTGTCGGTGTTGTGGGCCAATATGCCTGGCTGCAGCGCGATGCGCTGGCTGCGCAATATCCTGCGCTGGCCCCTGTGCTGGCCAAGGCCTGCAGTCTGGCAGGTTGCGAGCTGCAGGCCCGCCGCGCGATTGCCGATGTGGTGATCAGCGGTTCGGGCTTCAAGCAGCTGGCCGATGACCATCAGTACCAGTGGAGCCTGACATTGGAGAACCGCTCCGATGTGCCGGTGGCCATGCCCATGGCCGAGCTGACCTTGACCGATGCACAGGACAGGCCTTTGCTGCGCCGGGTGGTCGACCTGCGGCTGCTGGGTGCCCCGGAGCAGCTGCATGCCCGCCAGGAGTGGAGCGTGAACGTTCCTGTGCAGGTGCAGGACCTCGGTGCTGCAGTGGCGGGCTACCGGGCGCTGGTTTTTTATCCCTAA
- a CDS encoding YqcC family protein, with protein sequence MTAENIHKEIREHLQQLEAELQVQKLWSAVAPDPKALESTTPFMYDTLKLHEWLQWVFIPRLHAVIDAKGSLPHQSHVYPLADHEWQQRTDFDKQHLLRLLNRIDATLNGCEMTPEPAPDTKH encoded by the coding sequence ATGACCGCTGAAAACATCCACAAAGAAATACGCGAGCATCTGCAACAACTGGAGGCCGAACTGCAGGTCCAGAAGCTCTGGTCCGCCGTAGCACCAGACCCCAAGGCACTGGAATCCACCACGCCTTTCATGTACGACACGCTCAAGCTGCACGAGTGGCTGCAATGGGTATTCATCCCGCGCCTGCACGCCGTGATCGATGCCAAGGGCAGCCTCCCCCACCAAAGCCATGTCTATCCGCTGGCCGATCACGAGTGGCAGCAGCGCACCGACTTTGACAAGCAGCATCTGCTGCGCCTGCTCAACCGCATCGATGCCACGCTCAACGGCTGCGAGATGACGCCGGAGCCGGCACCGGACACCAAGCACTGA
- the prmA gene encoding 50S ribosomal protein L11 methyltransferase gives MFELSLLCPEDRVETISEALDALDALSVSVEDADAQTEAEQALFGEPGMPAPKEGWNRSRVIALYPDEAAATEARDLLLPQDFFEGCKILALKPVPEQDWVRLTQSQFEPVDITPEFWIVPTWHELPEQAKVSIRLDPGLAFGTGTHPTTRMCLRWIARQPKGTLGRTLDYGCGSGILAIGAAKFGATDVDAVDIDPAAVESTNYNTSANHVEVRAGLPDAAGGEYRTVLANILATPLKVLAPLLCGRVQAGGNLVLAGILERQADELKEAYAPYLKLEVADSEDGWILMTAQRAA, from the coding sequence ATGTTCGAGCTGAGCCTGCTGTGCCCCGAAGATCGGGTCGAAACCATTAGCGAAGCGCTGGATGCACTCGATGCATTGAGCGTATCCGTCGAAGATGCCGATGCGCAGACCGAAGCCGAGCAGGCACTGTTCGGCGAGCCTGGCATGCCCGCACCGAAGGAAGGCTGGAATCGCAGCCGCGTGATCGCCCTCTATCCCGACGAAGCCGCAGCCACCGAGGCGCGTGATCTGCTGCTGCCGCAGGACTTTTTTGAGGGCTGCAAGATTCTCGCCCTCAAGCCCGTGCCCGAGCAGGATTGGGTGCGCCTGACGCAGTCGCAGTTCGAGCCCGTGGATATCACGCCCGAGTTCTGGATCGTGCCCACCTGGCATGAACTGCCCGAGCAGGCCAAGGTCAGCATCCGTCTGGACCCGGGCCTGGCTTTCGGTACCGGCACCCACCCCACTACTCGCATGTGTCTGCGCTGGATTGCACGCCAGCCCAAGGGCACCCTGGGACGCACGCTGGACTATGGCTGCGGCTCTGGCATTTTGGCCATTGGTGCAGCCAAGTTCGGCGCGACCGATGTGGATGCGGTGGACATCGATCCCGCGGCCGTGGAATCGACCAACTACAACACCAGTGCCAACCATGTGGAAGTCAGGGCCGGCCTGCCAGATGCGGCTGGCGGCGAGTACCGGACCGTGCTGGCCAATATTCTGGCTACGCCACTCAAGGTGCTGGCGCCGCTGCTGTGCGGTCGTGTGCAAGCTGGCGGCAATCTGGTGCTGGCAGGCATTCTGGAGCGCCAGGCCGACGAGCTGAAGGAGGCCTATGCGCCTTATCTCAAGCTGGAGGTGGCCGACAGCGAAGACGGCTGGATTCTCATGACGGCACAGCGAGCCGCCTGA
- a CDS encoding carbohydrate kinase family protein, with the protein MAALICGSLAFDNIMTFEGRFADQILPDQLHILNVSFLVPTLRRDFGGCAGNIAYSLKLLGGDAHPMAMVGSDGADYVQRFKELGIETRHVGQLQSTHTAQCMIMTDHDNNQITAFHPGAMMQAHENRITADMAADVKIGIIAPDGRQAMIEHAAQFKAAGIPFVFDPGQGLPMFNGDELKAFIEQADWVAVNDYEGKMLSERTGLSFDEISRKVRGLVVTLGAEGCEVWQQGEKTLVAPVKPAAVVDPTGCGDAWRGAFLFGLERGWDLLRCAELGNRLGALKIAQRGPQNYQLDFQP; encoded by the coding sequence ATGGCCGCTTTGATCTGCGGGTCGCTGGCATTCGACAACATCATGACCTTTGAAGGTCGTTTTGCCGACCAGATTCTTCCCGACCAGCTGCACATCCTCAATGTGTCGTTTCTGGTGCCCACGCTGCGCCGCGACTTTGGTGGCTGTGCCGGCAATATTGCCTATAGCCTGAAACTGCTCGGTGGCGATGCACACCCCATGGCCATGGTGGGCAGTGACGGTGCGGATTATGTGCAGCGCTTCAAGGAGCTGGGCATTGAGACCCGTCATGTGGGTCAGCTGCAGAGCACGCACACCGCGCAGTGCATGATCATGACCGACCATGACAACAACCAGATCACGGCTTTCCACCCAGGCGCCATGATGCAGGCGCACGAGAACCGCATCACCGCCGACATGGCTGCCGATGTCAAGATCGGCATCATTGCTCCCGATGGTCGTCAAGCCATGATCGAGCACGCCGCCCAGTTCAAGGCCGCAGGGATTCCTTTTGTGTTCGATCCGGGTCAGGGCCTGCCCATGTTCAATGGCGACGAGCTCAAGGCTTTTATCGAGCAGGCCGACTGGGTGGCAGTGAACGACTATGAAGGCAAGATGCTCAGCGAGCGCACGGGCCTGAGCTTTGACGAGATCTCGCGCAAGGTGCGCGGCCTGGTCGTGACCCTGGGTGCCGAAGGCTGCGAAGTCTGGCAGCAGGGTGAGAAGACCCTGGTGGCGCCGGTGAAGCCCGCCGCCGTGGTCGACCCCACGGGTTGTGGCGATGCCTGGCGCGGTGCTTTCCTGTTTGGTCTGGAGCGTGGCTGGGATCTGCTGCGTTGCGCCGAACTGGGCAACCGCTTGGGGGCGCTGAAGATTGCGCAACGCGGCCCGCAGAACTATCAGCTGGACTTCCAGCCCTGA
- the mpl gene encoding UDP-N-acetylmuramate:L-alanyl-gamma-D-glutamyl-meso-diaminopimelate ligase, whose amino-acid sequence MHIHILGICGTFMGGLAALAREAGHKVTGCDSGVYPPMSDQLRQLGIELIEGYGADQIALKPDMYVVGNVVSRKRLPDGLPKFPLMEAILDTGAAYTSGPQWLAEHVLRGRHVLAVAGTHGKTTTTSMLTWVLECAGLQPGFLVGGVPLDFGVSARLGAAQRPVAGPGPVGDEPVFVIEADEYDTAFFDKRSKFVHYRPRTAVLNNLEFDHADIFDDLAAIERQFHHLIRTVPSTGRVVSNGLEESLTRVLAQGCWSEVRSFGSAVSDFSADGDPSDFAVLHRGKKVAQLRWSLTGVHNQLNALAAIAAADHLGVSAELACEALSRFQNVKRRMELRGTVNGIEVYDDFAHHPTAIRTTLDGLRRKLGAEARILAVFEPRSNTMKLGTMKSQLPWSLESADLVFCHTAGLDWDAAEALESMGVGAGQRAQVAADIETLIAQISAVIRPGDHIVCMSNGGFGGIHAKLLQALK is encoded by the coding sequence ATGCACATACATATTCTGGGCATTTGCGGCACCTTCATGGGAGGCCTGGCCGCCTTGGCACGAGAAGCTGGTCACAAGGTGACGGGCTGCGATTCCGGCGTTTACCCGCCGATGAGCGATCAGCTGCGCCAACTGGGCATTGAGCTGATCGAGGGCTATGGTGCTGACCAGATTGCGCTCAAGCCCGATATGTATGTGGTCGGCAACGTCGTCAGCCGCAAACGTCTGCCCGACGGATTGCCCAAATTCCCGCTGATGGAGGCGATTCTGGACACCGGCGCCGCCTATACCAGCGGCCCGCAATGGCTGGCCGAACATGTGCTGCGCGGTCGCCATGTGCTGGCCGTGGCCGGCACCCACGGCAAGACCACCACCACATCCATGCTGACCTGGGTGCTTGAGTGCGCAGGTCTGCAACCCGGTTTCCTGGTCGGCGGCGTACCGCTGGACTTTGGCGTCTCCGCCCGCCTCGGTGCGGCCCAGCGCCCCGTCGCGGGCCCTGGCCCCGTCGGGGACGAACCCGTGTTTGTGATCGAGGCCGATGAGTACGACACCGCCTTCTTCGACAAGCGCAGCAAGTTTGTGCACTACCGCCCCCGCACGGCCGTGCTCAACAACCTGGAATTCGATCACGCCGACATCTTTGACGATCTGGCTGCCATCGAGCGCCAGTTCCACCACCTGATACGCACCGTGCCGTCAACCGGCCGTGTGGTGAGCAATGGCCTGGAGGAGAGCCTGACCCGCGTGCTGGCCCAGGGCTGCTGGAGCGAAGTGCGGAGCTTCGGCTCGGCTGTCAGCGACTTCAGTGCCGATGGCGATCCCAGCGACTTTGCCGTGCTGCACCGCGGCAAAAAAGTGGCGCAACTGCGCTGGAGCCTGACCGGCGTGCACAACCAGCTCAATGCACTGGCCGCCATCGCTGCTGCCGACCATCTGGGCGTCAGTGCCGAGCTGGCTTGCGAAGCCCTGTCGCGCTTTCAGAACGTCAAGCGTCGCATGGAGCTGCGCGGCACGGTCAACGGCATCGAGGTCTATGACGACTTCGCCCACCACCCCACCGCCATCCGCACCACCCTGGACGGCCTGCGCCGCAAGCTCGGGGCAGAGGCCCGCATCCTGGCAGTGTTCGAGCCTCGCAGCAACACCATGAAGCTGGGCACCATGAAGAGCCAGTTGCCCTGGTCGCTGGAAAGTGCCGATCTGGTCTTCTGCCACACTGCAGGCCTCGACTGGGATGCCGCCGAAGCACTGGAATCCATGGGCGTAGGCGCCGGCCAGCGCGCTCAGGTAGCAGCTGATATCGAGACCCTGATAGCGCAGATCAGTGCCGTCATCCGCCCCGGTGACCATATCGTCTGCATGAGCAATGGCGGCTTTGGCGGCATCCACGCCAAGCTGCTGCAAGCACTGAAATAA
- a CDS encoding TlpA family protein disulfide reductase → MSENTSENKTTNGSRRLWLTGAVAAVAAGGGAGVAWWRSQPQAMGPGAEAQLWSQTFETPDGKPFAMAGFQGRPLLVNFWATWCPPCVKELPMLSEFAAQQGAKGIQVVGLAVDKSEAVLRFLQRQPVQFPVAIAMQGGLGLSRSLGNLQGGLPFTVLFDAKGQVRQRKIGELSSEDLTDWSK, encoded by the coding sequence ATGAGTGAAAACACCTCTGAGAACAAGACGACCAATGGCTCGCGCCGCCTGTGGCTGACTGGCGCAGTGGCTGCCGTGGCGGCCGGGGGCGGCGCCGGTGTGGCCTGGTGGCGCAGCCAGCCTCAGGCCATGGGCCCTGGCGCCGAGGCGCAACTGTGGAGTCAGACCTTTGAAACGCCCGATGGCAAGCCTTTTGCCATGGCTGGTTTCCAGGGGCGCCCCTTGCTGGTCAACTTCTGGGCCACCTGGTGCCCGCCCTGTGTCAAGGAGCTGCCCATGCTCAGCGAATTTGCGGCGCAGCAAGGTGCAAAAGGTATTCAGGTCGTTGGCCTCGCGGTTGACAAATCCGAAGCCGTGCTGCGTTTTTTGCAGCGTCAGCCTGTGCAATTCCCCGTGGCCATCGCCATGCAAGGGGGATTGGGACTGAGCAGAAGCCTGGGGAACTTGCAGGGAGGCTTGCCATTCACGGTTCTTTTTGATGCCAAGGGGCAAGTGCGGCAACGTAAAATAGGTGAGCTTTCCAGCGAAGATCTGACAGATTGGAGCAAATAG
- the accC gene encoding acetyl-CoA carboxylase biotin carboxylase subunit, with translation MFKKILVANRGEIALRIQRACRELGIKAVMVYSEADRDAKYVKLADEAVCIGPAPSPLSYLNMPAIISAAEVTDAEAIHPGYGFLSENADFAERVEKSGFTFIGPTPENIRTMGDKVSAKQAMIKAGVPCVPGSDGELPDDPALIKRIAKTIGYPVIIKASGGGGGRGMRVVHTEAALINAVQMTKAEAGAAFGNPAVYMEKYLQNPRHVEIQVLADTHKSAVYLGERDCSMQRRHQKVIEEAPAPGIPRRLIEKIGERCAAACKKIGYRGAGTFEFLYENGEFYFIEMNTRVQVEHPITELITGIDIVRTQIMIAAGEKLPFTQRQVEFKGHAIECRVNAEDPYKFIPSPGRISMWHAPGGPGVRVDTHVYNNYFVPPNYDSMIGKIIAYGDTREQAMARMRTALLETVVEGIKTNIPLHQDLMVDSKFMEGGTNIHYLEEWLTHRTPNKR, from the coding sequence ATGTTTAAGAAAATTTTGGTTGCCAACCGGGGCGAGATCGCCCTGCGCATCCAGCGCGCTTGCCGTGAGCTGGGTATCAAGGCGGTGATGGTGTACTCCGAAGCCGACCGTGATGCCAAGTACGTCAAGCTGGCCGACGAGGCCGTGTGTATCGGTCCGGCTCCTTCCCCGCTGTCCTACCTCAACATGCCGGCCATCATCTCGGCTGCCGAGGTGACCGATGCGGAAGCCATCCATCCCGGTTACGGCTTCCTGTCCGAGAACGCCGACTTTGCCGAGCGTGTGGAAAAGAGCGGCTTCACCTTTATCGGCCCGACTCCCGAGAACATCCGCACCATGGGTGACAAGGTGTCGGCCAAGCAAGCCATGATCAAGGCCGGCGTGCCTTGCGTGCCCGGCTCGGACGGCGAACTGCCCGATGATCCCGCACTCATCAAGCGCATTGCAAAGACCATCGGCTATCCCGTGATCATCAAGGCCTCGGGCGGCGGCGGCGGTCGCGGCATGCGTGTGGTGCACACCGAAGCTGCGCTGATCAATGCCGTGCAGATGACCAAGGCGGAAGCCGGCGCTGCTTTCGGCAATCCTGCCGTCTACATGGAAAAGTACCTGCAGAACCCACGTCACGTGGAAATCCAGGTGCTGGCCGATACGCACAAGAGCGCCGTGTATCTGGGCGAGCGCGACTGCTCCATGCAGCGTCGCCACCAGAAGGTGATCGAGGAAGCTCCGGCTCCCGGCATTCCCCGTCGTCTGATCGAGAAGATCGGCGAGCGCTGCGCTGCGGCCTGCAAGAAGATCGGCTATCGCGGTGCGGGTACCTTCGAGTTCCTGTACGAGAACGGCGAGTTCTACTTCATCGAGATGAACACCCGCGTGCAGGTGGAGCACCCCATCACCGAGCTGATCACGGGCATCGACATCGTGCGCACCCAGATCATGATCGCTGCCGGCGAGAAGCTGCCTTTCACCCAGCGCCAGGTCGAGTTCAAGGGGCACGCCATCGAGTGCCGTGTGAACGCCGAAGATCCGTACAAGTTCATCCCTTCGCCAGGCCGCATCTCCATGTGGCACGCTCCCGGCGGTCCTGGCGTGCGTGTTGACACCCATGTGTACAACAATTACTTCGTGCCGCCCAACTATGACTCCATGATCGGCAAGATCATTGCCTATGGCGATACCCGCGAGCAGGCCATGGCCCGCATGCGCACGGCCTTGCTGGAGACCGTGGTGGAAGGCATCAAAACCAATATTCCGCTGCACCAGGATCTGATGGTCGACTCCAAGTTCATGGAAGGCGGCACCAACATCCACTATCTGGAAGAGTGGCTGACGCATCGCACGCCCAACAAGCGATGA
- a CDS encoding IS3 family transposase (programmed frameshift), giving the protein MARHDLDFKRTVVREYLDGTGGFRVLATKHGIDRSTVRQWVDVYRWHGDDGLCRKGQGAHYSAQFKLQALKRMWREALTYRQVVALLNLRGGTGILARWERQYHEGGPEALEPQRRGRPKKMPAPKPPKPLKSSSTSVDESKALQALRKENEYLRAEVAYLKKLGCLGSGKATGNADKAQAVTELRHEYSVAQLLKAARLARSTFYYQCQVLRCGDSCAGLKAQIQGIFDKHKGRYGYRRITAHLRQAGCVINHKAVQRLMQVQGLKSLVRPKKYRAYRGPVNAQAPHLLQRQFQADAPQQKWVTDVTEFNVRGSKLYLSPVMDLYNGEIVAYEMRDKPDFQLVGNMLKKALGKLKGQTAPVLHSDQGWQYQMPAYRRHLATKGVVQSMSRKGNCLDNAAMESFFATVKTELFYMQKFTSAEHLRGELVNYIRYYNHHRIKMKLKGLSPVQYRTQAMCP; this is encoded by the exons ATGGCGAGGCATGATTTAGATTTCAAAAGGACCGTAGTCCGGGAATATTTGGATGGCACTGGTGGATTCAGAGTGCTTGCAACCAAGCATGGGATAGACCGCTCCACCGTGCGCCAATGGGTAGATGTCTATCGGTGGCATGGAGATGATGGTCTGTGCCGCAAAGGACAGGGCGCGCACTACAGCGCTCAATTCAAGCTCCAAGCACTCAAGCGCATGTGGCGTGAGGCCCTGACGTACCGACAGGTAGTCGCTTTACTCAATCTGCGCGGCGGCACAGGCATCCTTGCCAGGTGGGAGCGTCAGTATCATGAGGGCGGCCCAGAGGCGCTTGAACCCCAGCGCCGTGGCCGCCCCAAGAAGATGCCCGCCCCCAAACCTCCCAAGCCACTCAAGTCTTCGTCCACATCCGTAGACGAGTCCAAAGCGCTGCAAGCACTGCGCAAAGAAAACGAATACCTGCGCGCGGAGGTGGCGTACCTAAAAAAATTGG GATGCCTTGGTTCGGGCAAAGCAACAGGCAATGCTGACAAAGCGCAAGCCGTGACTGAACTGAGGCATGAATACTCTGTGGCGCAATTGCTCAAGGCTGCAAGGCTGGCTCGCAGCACGTTCTATTACCAGTGCCAGGTGCTTCGCTGCGGTGACTCCTGTGCGGGCCTAAAGGCCCAGATCCAAGGCATCTTCGACAAGCACAAGGGGCGGTATGGCTATCGCCGCATCACAGCGCATCTGCGCCAAGCGGGATGCGTCATCAATCACAAAGCCGTCCAGCGCTTGATGCAGGTGCAAGGTTTGAAGTCTCTGGTCAGACCCAAGAAGTACCGTGCCTACCGAGGCCCAGTCAATGCTCAGGCGCCTCATCTGCTGCAGCGCCAATTCCAGGCGGATGCGCCGCAGCAGAAGTGGGTGACGGATGTGACGGAGTTCAATGTTCGTGGCAGCAAGCTTTACCTGTCGCCGGTCATGGACCTGTACAACGGCGAGATCGTGGCCTATGAGATGCGTGACAAGCCAGACTTCCAACTGGTGGGCAACATGCTGAAAAAGGCGCTTGGCAAACTCAAAGGCCAGACTGCGCCTGTGCTGCATTCCGATCAGGGATGGCAATACCAGATGCCGGCCTATCGCCGCCACCTGGCCACCAAAGGTGTGGTCCAAAGCATGTCACGCAAGGGCAATTGCCTGGACAACGCTGCGATGGAGAGCTTCTTTGCGACAGTGAAGACGGAGTTGTTTTACATGCAGAAGTTCACAAGCGCCGAGCATCTGCGCGGTGAGTTGGTGAACTACATCCGTTACTACAACCATCATCGAATCAAGATGAAGTTAAAAGGCCTGAGCCCGGTGCAATACCGAACTCAGGCCATGTGCCCGTAA